The Nymphalis io chromosome 3, ilAglIoxx1.1, whole genome shotgun sequence genome contains the following window.
TGAAGCGGTAAAGAGCTTTCAGCTGTAGCAACAGGATAATCTTCTCAGGCGACtatccatatatttttaaatcggtCGACCTGCATTCACAGATATTGAAAAATAGTCCAGTAGATGAGAAAAAATCCTTAGTATGTTATACATAACAAACCGATCACGAAAATTTTACACAACTACAATTATATTccgtaaataaatttactgtcttcaaaataaaaaataaaaattacatttattacgcTCCGTATGTCTATGGGTATGTTTGAAAATTCTGCCGTTTTCATCGTAACGCAGACTCGTGGCAGCTGTGTCTCCAATATTGCAAACGAGTATTAACAGAATGcaaaaaaatacgttatttaCTCGCGTTGCAATAGAACGGCACGTGTAACAAAAAACGCTGCGTTTGCGCGCTCGGCGCGGTGACCACAGAACTTGttcaaactttatattatttaaattagcgTTCTATAAAATTGTTTAGATGAGCTAATgtgttttttcatataatagtaagggatgattaatcgAAATATAAACTGTGTTGAGTATTATGTCGTAAATTAAGTTAtacctataaattttatataatttacacctcaattaattaatcttaagaGAGCAGCACAAGTTCTGTGCGCGGCATCACGTCACGCGCGTCACGTCGCGCCACGTCGCGTCACGTCGCCGCATATCACTGTCGAGCTTTATTTTATCATCGACCGACTGACCTTCATGAACATAGTAGAATATCTATTGTTAGACAATTTACTTTGTAAgtgatttgttaatataaagtttaaaaacaacTCAAAGAGTTCGCCCTACTGTtgacttatttattttggacGAGATTAAAGGTTGTCTTGGAAGTACACTTGGCGTTTTATTTTGTTCAGCCGCTCCGCGTGGTTAGTGCGACATAGGATTAAACCGCTTGTAAACGACGGATCTTATGAgattcagatttttttataaaatttacataagacAGACGAACAAACGGTTCACTTGAAGATATTTGAACAGCTTCGCCCATAGACTGCACTGCACATGTGCATGGTACTCCTAATCTATGTGTAAAATGCtaatattatgtctcttgtgtcaGTAATCTCTCACAGCCTGGctaactcatccttcaaaccaaaacacaacgacactaattattgttattttgcggtagaatatcttatgagtgtgtatgtgtgtgtgggtagctaaccagacgagcttgcacaaagccacacCATCATCATCAagttaattgttttctttttaaccaCTTTACCTTGCGTACAACTCCAATATGAAACTAATCTCCAAAGGCGTCATGTGAAGCCAATAGTATGTGAAaaccaaaatttaaatataataaagttaattattttagcaATGCTACAATTCGTTTTATGAAAGGACAGCTGCCCGTTCATACATATGATACCGAAAATTTTAATTCGTGAATTAACATGTAAACCCATAAGCAGCAATAAGTCCATTGCGCCACGAGTACATAATAAGGTGCAACTGTAGTCGATTTACAATAAGATCGATTCGACAACTCGATATGTATATACACTAATTAGATTCatttgaggaaacctgcatgtgtctaatttcattgaaattctgccacatgtgtattctactaacccgcattggagcagcgtggtggaataagctccaaaccttctcctcaaaagggagaggaggccttagcccagcagtggaacattaacaggctgttactacttactacgaaacatatacaaattatagatatatgtaaGTATCTTAATCGCTTGAATATGAATATGGTTCGCTTTTTCTCGCGCACTGGGACGCACCGCGACGCAGCGTGCCACGCTTCCGTCGCATTGTGTCGCCCTCATAACTCAAATACAGCCGGAATCATACCACCCGCTCACCCGCTAACCCTCTCGCCCGCCAGCACGGTGGCTCAGCCAGCGAAACTTGCTCGCCGACGAAAATGGTAATCGCCACACACGTTCACAATAGCTGGCTAAAAACAATAGCGCGAACTTCCTTAACGTTATGAGCGTCACGAGATGATTTATGTTCATGGTGGAGGAACACTGAGGCTccatataaacacaaaataacagAATCGCAGTGACTATTTTGTGCGTTGCCATTGAAATTGCTTACAATTCATTTTCTGCAACTGCTTGTAATCTTTAGAAAAATCACAAACTCGTACCTTACCTACGTGCGTTACCTACGTACTCGTAACATTGTATAATATTGTCTCGAACGATTGttggtatatttttctttgacgtatttttttttcaaatatctttGCGTATAATAAGAGTAGATACATCTAAAACTACGGCGCACATACACTCACAAACAACAGACAATAATGTTACAATGCCTGCAACGGCCGCAGTCGTAaggttttaagttaaataaaattaactacagTTAAACAGTCAAGGCTTAACTTATAAACGTCGTTTAATGGGCGATTAGCTAAGCAAATTCGTGTCTTCTTCCGAATATCAAAGTAAGGACGCTAGTTTTAGTGTAATACACAAAAGTAAACAGCAACTATTAGTCTACATGTGTAAGCAATctaaattgttatatacattttattaatcttttgaCGAATTGAATTAATTAGTGAAACTCTTAGTACTTCTCAAAACTTGaaagttaaattgaaaaaaaataattataaactattaataCATTTGTAATACACTCGTACACATGCCGCGAAATGGTCTCCGGTATCATTCTTACAAACTTGAACTCCAGTGTGTATCCACGACAGCTATTCAACAATCGAGATTAGTGAAAATATgaaaagtcaaataaaaatgttatcaaaacgTTGTTCTTTATCGTCTATCtcctcattttataaataaatcacgaGTTGTACAAAGTCGCTGGAATaggaaaacgaaataaaaataacgacgGTGTTCGTAACAATCCATTTAATGCAACAACGGGGAGACGGAAGTATCAAATTTCCTTCCTCATAAAAACAGGAACAATTGACTTTTTATAGCGTTTTTTTCGATAATGGGTATTGACTTCATAGAGAAGAATATTTCTTCGTCGTCGTGTTTATTTGCAGAACAATATCGCGGCGGCACGAGATCGCGGATCGCGGGTAAGATGTTGTAATTGAATTTTACCAGCTCGCTCTGCCGCAgagcaaatatttatttgcatcgaACAATCTGAACCAAATACATTCGCCGAAATGGAATCCTACGCACGTGACTTCTGCGAGTTGTATggttttattttcgtttcattttataaagcaaagttcttttttttttcaatcattgTTTATAGATTTAGTGTATTACTAGCACTCTTGCTATTCGAACCTCGctataacgaaaaataaaaaatgctattattttgttataaacatgATAAATTTAcgtataaagttattataataaataacttctttaagattacctatatattttttataaatgctatTCTACGAAAAGTATAActcctaatattatattttttacacaaattaaatttatcgtttTGTTATACAAAGTGATTAGGCGCTTAATTAATGTTTCACCGACTGAGTATATTTTAACcgaatcataatattttactttcaaatacaatagcattgttgaactaatttcaattttcaatcaGCTTTTACAAAGCAACATGGACATACGTTTActtcaaattaaacaatttcTGCTACTAAACATTTATTAGTCAGCTTATTCTActttttgacaaatatttatacgtCGCTTCAAAGCTAACAAGTTTGTTCTAACTAAGAattattgtcaaaatattttatatttaataatattaaacatatttttgcaagtattttataattcataacacTAATGCCAAAATACCTGTATCTTATTATCTAAAATAGATATATCACTATCTATctgtttaataaaatcacaCGATATAATTCGAAAagcgaaaaatatttaaaaaattacaataatttaatatttacttgtgATAATGATCTAATGGTACCTGTGTTTGtgtaatcatttatttcaaaagaatCTACTGAGTATACTTTTAGTAAACTTCGACGCTCTCTTGATGAAGCACAGTGTCTTGCCTGAACATCTCTACATCAACCTCACTGTCCGCCTGCATCAGTTTCATGCGACCCTCCTGATGACaacaatagataataaattatactattcaAAGCAAACCTAAAACCTCTAGTTATCGATAATCGAATTACCTACTTTTGTCTGATTTGTAATTTGTCGATGGCCGTCGATGACGGATTAGATGAAACTATGTATATACGTTCAGTATTAAGTCGGATTATATCTGACCTTGAACCTTGACCTTGTCGAAGtgaaaagaacaaaataatttcTCTTAACTCCATAAAGATTGCACTGAAgatgttttaaatgtaaatgtttaatacttatcaaaataaaagtaacatttaaaaagaataacGTAGAGCACGTGAGCAAGATCCGTGGTGAATAGATATTGCAGTTCAAACCAACTGCGGTAGAAAAAAGGTATTAATGATCTAAGGGAAATATTTatgcataaattatttattattggtacTAACAATCAGACAAGAAAACCATTAAATATTGCAATTGCATTCATTTTTGAGCTACTCCCATGCTTGAAAACAAACCTTGGGGTGCATCAGAATGAACGGTAGCTCTGCGCTCAGCTCGCCCCCGAGTGCACCGAGGTAAAGCTTGACTTTGACGCTGTAGCTCACCACGATACCGAACGCGTCACGCTGCTCCGGGTCCAGCAATCTCAGAAGGATAAAAGCATTGAATTAAAcaaacgtattttttaaattttagactAATTCTGGTTGGAAACTTCATAAACATATTCCCACGTAGACCCTTTTACCTAAAGACATACTGGCTGAATCACTTTTGTTTCCAAACGTAATACCAATacactaattattgctgtttagctgaAGAATATACGATGAGTGGGCTACCCaggcaataaatattttcaatgttttaacAGCACTACCCAGGCACTTTACTTACAGGGTTGTGGAAGCAAGCGTAGTCTCCTGCCGCTTGAGCTGTGCATCTAACGCTAGGCCACGGCGGTCGCGCAGTGCACCCAGCGTTGGCCTTAGTTGAACGACTTTCTGCATGTTAGCACCAGGTTGGAGCGGGCATCCGTCTCTGTGATTGACAATGGAACAAGTTTTTTGTATAACACTTGTCAAGTAATCAGATTAAATTCATCTTATATAGATCTCcagtgtaaaaatatatagatgtaAATTTGTGTAAAGTGGGAAACTCACTGCGTCTCTACACCAGTGACGACATTTCGGTACTGGCCATTCTGGAAGAGCACGATGTCGACGGACTGTAAGATACTGGCCTTAATTTTCTTCACCACCTTGTTGCTGTGGTTGCGTATGCTGATGTTCACCGCCACTGTCTCCCCGTGAATATACAGCTGAAAAAATCATATTTCATACATACGTCATCATACAATAATGTAGTCAGctctattcattattttttagaaaCTCTTCACAgtggaatttaataataataataatataatattttaatcatgaatCACTTAGCTTAATTTAGAtggaaaacatttaattaagttattatttacttacttattcTACAGAACTACAAActtcataatttattagttttcaatTTTTCCCCAATAATCATAATAAGTCTCACTGCAAGCTTTTCTTACGAACGAAATCTAAAATTATGTATCTTTTGTGTAGGTGTATTAATAGTGCAATTGTTTCTTTCAGGTACCTGTTTATCGAGAGTCAACTCCAGCTCAAGCTGTCCAGGCGAGAGCACGAAATCTTTTCGTACCAACGTGCACGGCTGCGGGCCGGGCTTGTCCGGTGCGAACTGTACCTTGCGGATACCCAACGCCACCGTGCTCCTAATtagttatttatcattttacaataattagataaaatattatttgatgaatTGAAATTAGTTTAACACTTTAGATTAACActtaagaagaaaaatatttttaagcaagtAATAATTGCATATTCGAACATTTATAGTTAtggccgtggagtaccggcttagaatagtactcccccaatctcatcccgtgggtgtcgtaagaggcgactgagggacggggaaaaggggggatgggcagcagcgtcccccctcccataaacatcttaccccctactgcgctcgccaacacgcctgcccagcgcggcgagtatgggcaaacccctcccttaatggcagatgcgcccaaaaaaaggcccccagttaccggcaagcccgctaggcccgaccaaggtagcggtcgcggtatcggcagggcagggggtgctaagaatcaccggttcacggcaggctaccgtataaaacgactgaaaatggcaacgtataatggacgctcgatgaggctggaccatcacctcgccgaattagaagtagagttaagtcatataaactggcatatactggggttatctgaagtccgaagacagggggaggacacgataactctagagtccggtaacttactctacttccgcgaaggtgataacctctcccagggtggtgtcggttttcttgtcaaaaaggatctcattagcagcattgtggaaatcagtagtgtgtcgaatcgggtagcgtaccttgtcctaaaactttccgacaggtactccctgaaggttgtacaggtatatgcgccaacttcgacatactctgatgatgtggtcgaagcgatgtacgaggacatcgcaaaggccctcaacgacacctcgagggcccactacaatgttgttatgggagactttaatgctaaagtgggagtacaagatagcggtgaatcgaaagtcggaccttacggcttgggctgcagaaatcacagggggcaaatgctggtaaactttctcgaagcgcaggggctttttttgatgaattctttctttcaaaagaagcctcagaggaggtggacctggcgaagccccgataacgtgacaaggaacgagatagactttatcatttcgaataaaaggcacatatttagagatgtttcagtgatcaacaggtttaataccggaagtgatcaccgcttggttcgaggcactctaaatatcaacttaaaagccgaaagatcgagaatgatgaggtctactctccgacctaccatgctccaagctgctcaaggctccgaaaagttccaaatggaacttcaaaatcaattcaccgcgttggaaaccataagcagcattgatgagagaaccgacacgctggtcaaaatactgcaaaacacatcccgcaagtgttttccgccacagagaagagacaacgcaccaaaattctctgctgagacactcgagctcatgagaaaacgacgagaactaccatcgtttttgtcagataaggccttaaaccgaacaataaaaacgctgacgcgacgcgatctccgacgctccaatacccgtgccatcaaggctgcgattgagcaaaatcggggatcgaaagtgttcgctcgcaagtttgggaggccgcgtctgacaaaacttaaaactgaaaatggtggggtcgttacctctaggcctgagattatcggagaagtagagaggttttatgggcagttgttctcttcaagatcggataaacccgtgggaatcagtattgatgaccagcgcgcccctcttatgcgccattactccgaggagctcccggtcgttgaccaaggagagattagggcggctctagaacagcttaaaaacaacaaagctccgggagatgacggaatcacaacagagttgcttaaggcaggcgggactccggtcctgaaagagctagcaagcctctttaattccgtcatccaacatggcaagaccccggaaacgtggagcgggagtgaggtggtactgtttttcaagaaaggtgataaaaccctcttgaaaaactacagaccaatctccctcctgagtc
Protein-coding sequences here:
- the LOC126781229 gene encoding arrestin homolog, whose translation is MVYNFKVFKKCSPNGKLTLYMGKRDFVDHISYVEPIDGIVVVDEEYIRDRRVFAQVVCTFRYGREEDEIMGLSFYKELYLASEQIYPSLEKRPYELTRTQERLVKKLGDWALPFRLTLPAGAPGSVTLQPGLEDEGEPCGVHYYVKLFVGETEIDRSHRRSTVALGIRKVQFAPDKPGPQPCTLVRKDFVLSPGQLELELTLDKQLYIHGETVAVNISIRNHSNKVVKKIKASILQSVDIVLFQNGQYRNVVTGVETQDGCPLQPGANMQKVVQLRPTLGALRDRRGLALDAQLKRQETTLASTTLLLDPEQRDAFGIVVSYSVKVKLYLGALGGELSAELPFILMHPKEGRMKLMQADSEVDVEMFRQDTVLHQESVEVY